From Endozoicomonas sp. 8E, the proteins below share one genomic window:
- a CDS encoding serpin family protein: protein MDGSQRNLDYAINVLGHVAANIHGDFVISPDGLFQTVAMLLLHAGPDGAAEQLRQIYLGEYSSEPTAAASSRATESGQEKSRNMTGLLAASQPDPLAIYRERLEEANRHTRSNVNFTNRGPIKNLALLLNSLFCQLTNGIIRRFCYSNVWPSSWSIELISAYYFIGLRERSFGTQNATGLFTSLPNDQAATLRRIMDKEIRPSQYAHHNDWEAFSFPYPNWGNEEMVLIIPPAGIVLYGLSSEIIKALLSSLDSEESISTTTHGVSPSNLDTNTDLSKALNPSGSGLLRVVTSDLSSGALPVRMNVFSEQGAKDATLRHAGSDRTHEGEIVRPIQFDRPFIYILRNRITKRIIYIGRIFYPRDST from the coding sequence GTGGATGGATCCCAGAGAAATCTTGATTATGCCATCAATGTACTTGGCCATGTAGCCGCAAATATTCATGGAGATTTTGTCATTTCCCCCGATGGCCTTTTTCAGACAGTGGCAATGTTGCTGCTACATGCGGGTCCTGACGGTGCAGCCGAGCAATTGCGTCAAATTTATCTGGGAGAGTATTCTTCTGAGCCAACCGCTGCAGCATCATCACGCGCTACAGAATCTGGACAGGAGAAAAGCCGGAATATGACTGGCTTGCTCGCAGCCAGTCAGCCTGATCCTCTGGCAATTTACAGAGAGAGACTTGAAGAAGCAAACCGCCATACTCGTAGTAACGTCAACTTCACCAACCGTGGGCCTATAAAAAACTTAGCCCTGTTGCTCAACAGTCTGTTTTGTCAGTTAACCAATGGTATAATTCGACGTTTCTGCTACTCCAACGTCTGGCCCTCATCCTGGTCCATAGAACTAATAAGTGCTTATTACTTCATAGGGCTGCGGGAAAGATCTTTTGGGACCCAAAATGCAACAGGTTTATTTACCTCATTACCTAACGATCAGGCCGCCACTTTGCGCAGAATTATGGATAAAGAAATCAGACCTTCGCAATACGCCCATCACAATGATTGGGAAGCATTTTCCTTTCCCTACCCCAACTGGGGAAATGAAGAAATGGTATTGATTATACCACCGGCAGGGATAGTGCTTTATGGACTAAGTTCAGAAATAATAAAGGCATTATTGTCGTCATTAGACTCCGAAGAATCCATTTCAACGACAACTCACGGAGTTTCACCCTCTAACCTTGATACAAACACTGACTTGAGTAAAGCCTTAAATCCATCAGGTTCAGGTTTACTTCGTGTTGTTACCAGTGATCTGAGTTCAGGAGCTCTGCCAGTCCGTATGAATGTGTTTAGTGAACAAGGAGCTAAGGACGCAACTTTGAGACACGCTGGCTCTGATAGAACACATGAGGGAGAGATAGTACGGCCAATCCAATTTGATCGACCCTTTATTTATATCTTACGTAATAGAATAACAAAAAGAATCATCTACATTGGGCGGATATTTTACCCCAGGGACAGTACATGA
- a CDS encoding serpin family protein: MLPSQLLAVNCIKCGREYSDGFFKESEPCYLCRRKGYSDSTDESLHYQKKTRPQPETVNCEKCGFAYNIEHFSSCPKPLCDPLFLPRATPSFDQRYRNENDTSNESDTSSLDEDEPLLLTAPFRAFAGINPDSNPGAQADESQGTLGLAIDVFKRAAQATPENFVLSPDGLFQTLSLLMMGATDETRQLLQNCLGEECSEPSGATASSATACGQDQYCITNCLLVSDMHTLQETYKQRLKQINADIRDNVNFSDRASLQSLAQELNHLFCQLTHGLVRKFCQGRDWQSDTSIALINSVYFKGLWERAFKTRSGGAIFTLPDNQRVLLDSFMDGKINASQQAKYKKWRAVSIPYQGDHEMILVLPPQGIMPHEVSPEIIMALFSSLDSEELCLSSSTVSLGLPPFSVDSDTDLIKALAQTTLHSLFTNTLSLGTMLLEPVPVFINVFNQHSAIEVNEQGTEAAAVTHMGCMRGFSMNSPKPIEFTRPFIYILRNRITKKIIFIGQILDPRKSGAGTSGSGTQ, from the coding sequence TTGCTACCTTCACAGCTTCTGGCAGTGAACTGTATAAAATGCGGGCGCGAGTACAGCGATGGTTTTTTTAAAGAATCTGAACCCTGTTACTTATGTCGAAGAAAAGGCTATTCTGATTCTACTGATGAGAGTCTTCATTATCAAAAAAAGACACGCCCACAACCTGAGACTGTGAATTGTGAAAAATGTGGCTTCGCTTACAACATCGAACATTTTTCATCCTGCCCGAAACCCTTGTGTGATCCACTATTTTTACCCCGGGCGACACCATCGTTTGATCAACGTTATAGAAATGAGAATGATACATCTAATGAAAGTGATACATCGTCGCTTGATGAAGATGAGCCACTACTTCTCACAGCGCCTTTCCGGGCTTTCGCAGGAATAAACCCTGATTCAAATCCCGGCGCACAGGCAGATGAATCACAGGGAACTCTGGGTCTTGCCATAGATGTATTCAAGCGAGCAGCACAGGCAACTCCTGAAAATTTTGTCTTGTCCCCTGATGGCCTTTTTCAGACATTGTCACTGTTAATGATGGGGGCGACTGATGAAACCCGGCAATTGCTTCAAAACTGTCTGGGAGAGGAATGTTCTGAACCCTCCGGTGCTACAGCATCATCCGCGACAGCCTGTGGACAGGACCAATACTGTATTACAAACTGCCTGCTTGTCTCCGATATGCATACTCTTCAAGAAACATATAAACAGAGGCTCAAACAAATAAACGCCGATATTCGTGATAACGTCAACTTCTCCGACCGTGCATCTTTACAAAGCCTTGCTCAAGAACTCAACCATCTATTTTGCCAATTAACCCATGGATTAGTTCGAAAATTTTGCCAGGGCAGGGATTGGCAGTCAGATACATCCATAGCACTCATAAATTCTGTTTATTTCAAAGGCCTCTGGGAAAGGGCTTTCAAGACTCGAAGTGGAGGAGCAATATTTACTTTACCCGATAATCAAAGAGTCCTTTTAGACAGCTTTATGGATGGAAAAATTAATGCTTCCCAACAGGCTAAATACAAAAAATGGAGGGCAGTGAGCATCCCCTACCAGGGAGATCATGAAATGATTTTGGTCTTACCCCCGCAAGGGATAATGCCCCATGAGGTATCACCAGAGATAATAATGGCATTATTTTCATCATTAGACTCCGAAGAACTGTGTTTATCAAGTTCAACAGTGTCTCTTGGACTTCCACCTTTTAGTGTTGATTCGGACACTGACTTGATAAAGGCATTGGCTCAAACAACTTTACATTCTCTTTTTACAAATACACTCAGCTTAGGAACTATGCTATTGGAGCCTGTACCTGTTTTTATAAATGTGTTTAATCAACACAGCGCCATAGAAGTTAACGAACAGGGAACCGAAGCCGCGGCAGTAACACACATGGGTTGTATGAGAGGGTTTAGTATGAATAGCCCGAAACCCATTGAATTTACACGACCATTTATTTATATATTGCGTAATAGAATAACAAAAAAAATCATCTTCATTGGGCAGATACTTGATCCCCGGAAATCAGGAGCAGGTACTTCAGGATCGGGTACCCAGTAA
- a CDS encoding serpin family protein, translated as MFLLGEPSGSICQYTFVLVLLCLFSLLLLPSQPLAITCDSCGRDYDEETFSSCPTPSCNKENEGEFPQHGTAPPQGATPVNLDLNPGAQVDKSETNFDFAMHVFYKASANIPGNFVISPDSLFQTVALLLLNARDKGTDEQFRQIYMGGKDSEPSGAAASGATDGGQDKNPFAIIMLAANQSEALATYRERLKQVDHSPGNADCSHRADTQSLDQLLNRLFCQLTHGIIQDYCTRDAYPFKLSLTIELASSFYFVGMWRESSETDNAYLFTLPNDQAVALERIIKGKTNPSQYARHNNWNAFTFPYREDHEMILILPPPGGFPYVQKSEIISALISSFDSEEPFSSSSTTTPEVLLSNVDTNTDLSEAIHPSGSGLLSVVTSDLSSGAMPTLSFGMNAFSKQEAPDAALSNTGSHRTHEGDAVQSIRFDRPFLYILRNKITKRINLIGRYFFPPDSGTSSSGSSNDKSGQGKTS; from the coding sequence TTGTTTTTACTTGGTGAACCTTCCGGTTCAATCTGCCAGTACACGTTCGTTCTTGTGTTGCTCTGCTTATTCAGTTTACTGTTGCTACCCTCACAACCTCTGGCCATTACCTGTGACAGTTGCGGCCGGGATTACGATGAAGAAACCTTTTCATCCTGCCCGACACCGTCTTGTAATAAAGAAAATGAAGGTGAGTTCCCTCAACATGGCACCGCACCTCCTCAAGGGGCAACACCAGTAAACCTTGATTTAAATCCTGGTGCACAAGTGGATAAATCGGAGACAAATTTTGATTTTGCCATGCACGTATTTTACAAAGCATCTGCCAATATCCCAGGAAATTTTGTCATATCCCCTGATAGCCTTTTTCAGACAGTGGCACTGTTACTGTTAAATGCGAGAGATAAGGGTACGGACGAACAATTCCGTCAAATTTATATGGGAGGCAAGGATTCTGAACCATCCGGTGCAGCAGCATCAGGCGCAACGGACGGTGGACAGGACAAAAACCCTTTTGCAATTATCATGCTCGCAGCCAATCAATCTGAGGCTTTGGCAACTTATAGAGAGAGGCTCAAACAAGTTGACCATTCTCCTGGTAACGCCGACTGCAGCCATCGCGCGGATACGCAAAGCCTGGACCAACTGCTCAACAGACTATTTTGTCAATTAACCCATGGTATTATTCAAGATTATTGCACCCGCGATGCTTACCCCTTTAAATTATCTTTAACCATAGAACTTGCAAGTTCTTTCTACTTCGTAGGGATGTGGAGAGAGTCTTCTGAGACCGATAATGCCTATTTATTTACCTTGCCCAATGATCAGGCAGTCGCTTTAGAAAGAATTATCAAAGGAAAAACTAATCCTTCCCAATACGCTCGTCACAATAATTGGAACGCATTTACCTTTCCCTACCGGGAAGACCATGAAATGATTTTGATTTTACCCCCGCCAGGTGGATTTCCTTATGTGCAGAAGTCAGAAATAATATCGGCGTTGATATCATCATTCGACTCCGAAGAACCTTTTTCATCCAGTTCAACGACAACTCCCGAAGTTCTGCTCTCTAACGTTGATACAAACACTGACTTGAGCGAAGCTATACATCCATCAGGTTCAGGTTTACTTTCTGTTGTTACCAGCGATCTGAGTTCAGGCGCTATGCCAACTCTGTCGTTTGGCATGAATGCCTTCAGTAAACAAGAAGCCCCGGACGCAGCTCTAAGCAATACTGGTTCTCACAGAACACATGAAGGAGATGCAGTACAATCAATCCGATTTGATCGACCCTTTCTTTATATATTGCGTAATAAAATAACAAAAAGAATCAACCTCATTGGCAGATACTTCTTTCCACCGGATTCAGGGACAAGCTCTTCAGGATCGAGCAACGACAAATCGGGACAAGGAAAAACCTCGTGA
- a CDS encoding DUF1145 domain-containing protein: MGFGKAVVVLFWLSALWNLFMPVAEPMGSVLNWAAPLLLLLHTAEHFFFSRRFAAMGAPLSMKDRYMILIFGGFHLMSLMKKIPTQPVGDQHSA, translated from the coding sequence ATGGGCTTTGGCAAAGCGGTGGTGGTTTTATTCTGGCTTTCAGCACTGTGGAATCTCTTTATGCCCGTGGCAGAACCCATGGGGTCCGTACTGAATTGGGCCGCGCCCCTGTTGCTGCTGTTGCACACGGCAGAGCATTTCTTCTTCAGTCGCCGTTTTGCAGCTATGGGCGCGCCGCTGTCCATGAAAGATCGCTACATGATTCTGATCTTTGGCGGCTTTCACCTGATGAGTCTGATGAAAAAAATTCCGACCCAGCCAGTGGGTGATCAGCACAGTGCTTGA
- a CDS encoding serpin family protein gives MFLIAKPSGSTCQYTVVLVLLSLLLLPSQLLALTCQKCGFNYNRKDFSFCPMCGEEAENKDLPHCTMPSQPAAVRPGTQVDESLRNLEFAVNVFSHAAPNIPENFVISPDSLFQTLALLVLNAGADGAIEQWRQNYLSEDHSQPSDAATSGATARGQNTHCFANNLLATSQLDHLAIYKERLKQIHDDFRGKMNLMSLTPMHSLAKELNGLFCQLTHDMVQRLCSPIGWPLSTYMELMTSIYFTGLLEKSRGTESAALFTLPDGQAAVVDRIMNGEINPSWYAHHNDWQAVTFPYRRDDKIILVLPPPETMLNAVTSEIITALFSSLDSEESFSSSLARTPGLPPSNIDTNTDLSEALRPSGSDLMSLVSTDLSSGAMLAQPALVNVFSKQGARDPALTHAGSDRTHKRDTIRPIRFTRPFIYILRNRITKRIIYIGRLFYPRGAS, from the coding sequence TTGTTTTTAATTGCTAAACCTTCCGGTTCAACCTGCCAGTACACTGTCGTTCTTGTGTTGCTCAGTTTACTGTTGCTACCCTCACAACTTCTGGCTTTGACTTGTCAAAAATGCGGCTTCAATTACAATCGAAAAGACTTCTCGTTCTGCCCAATGTGTGGGGAAGAAGCTGAAAATAAAGATCTTCCGCATTGCACAATGCCTTCCCAACCAGCAGCAGTAAGACCTGGTACACAGGTGGATGAATCCCTGAGAAACCTAGAGTTTGCCGTAAATGTATTTAGCCATGCAGCCCCCAATATCCCTGAAAATTTTGTAATATCCCCTGATAGTCTTTTTCAGACACTGGCATTGTTAGTATTAAATGCGGGTGCTGACGGTGCGATCGAGCAATGGCGTCAAAATTATCTGAGCGAAGATCATTCTCAGCCATCCGATGCAGCAACATCAGGCGCAACAGCACGTGGACAGAACACACACTGTTTTGCGAATAACTTGCTCGCAACCAGTCAACTTGATCATTTGGCAATTTACAAAGAGAGACTTAAACAAATACACGACGATTTTCGTGGTAAAATGAACTTGATGAGCCTCACCCCTATGCATAGCCTGGCCAAAGAGCTCAACGGACTATTTTGCCAATTAACCCATGATATGGTGCAACGTTTATGCAGCCCCATCGGTTGGCCCTTATCAACATACATGGAACTCATGACTTCGATTTACTTCACAGGGCTGTTGGAAAAGTCTCGCGGGACCGAAAGTGCAGCTTTATTTACCTTACCCGATGGTCAGGCAGCCGTTGTAGACAGAATTATGAATGGAGAAATCAATCCTTCCTGGTACGCACATCACAATGATTGGCAAGCAGTTACCTTTCCCTATCGGAGAGATGATAAAATAATTTTGGTTTTACCCCCGCCAGAGACAATGCTAAATGCAGTCACATCAGAAATAATAACGGCATTATTTTCATCATTAGACTCCGAAGAATCTTTTTCATCCAGCTTAGCGAGAACTCCCGGACTTCCACCCTCTAATATTGATACAAACACTGACTTGAGCGAAGCTTTACGTCCATCAGGTTCAGATTTAATGTCTCTTGTTAGCACCGATCTGAGTTCAGGAGCTATGCTGGCTCAGCCTGCTCTTGTGAATGTGTTTAGTAAACAAGGGGCCCGGGACCCAGCTTTAACGCACGCTGGTTCTGATAGGACACATAAGAGAGATACAATACGACCAATCCGATTTACTCGACCTTTTATTTATATCTTGCGTAATAGGATAACAAAAAGAATCATCTACATTGGTCGGTTATTTTATCCCAGAGGCGCCTCGTGA
- a CDS encoding serpin family protein: protein MVLLSKFSDPDCQFRIVLMLTCLLYLLLPAPQPLAKTCGSCGLDYDDETFSSCPTSSCNKEAKYDFPQHETATPQGSTPVNPDSNPCAQVDKSERNFDFAMKVFYQTSGNILENFVMSPDSLLQTVALLLLHAGTNSTDVQLRRIYRPGYDYQPSDTAASGATAGGQNQSPSSIILLAASQPEALEVYRERLKQVNNTPGNVDCTIRGQTQSLGQLLNKLFCQLTHGIIQDFCTPDAYPFHLSLSIEVACYLYFLGMWRMSSGTDSAYLFNLPDDQADALKRIMEGKTNPSRYARYNNWKAFNFPFRGDNEIILILPPAGVLLYGLRGNIISALISSFDSKESFSSSSTTTPEFPPSKADKNTDLSEALSRSGSGLLSAAASDLSSGAMPGLPVRSNMFSEQGTRDAALTHAGSDRTHERDTIRPIRFDLPFIYILRNRITKRIIYIGRLFYPRGAS, encoded by the coding sequence GTGGTTTTACTGAGCAAATTTTCCGATCCAGACTGCCAGTTCAGAATCGTTCTGATGTTGACCTGCTTACTCTATTTATTGTTGCCAGCCCCACAGCCTCTGGCTAAGACTTGTGGCAGTTGCGGCCTGGATTACGATGATGAAACCTTTTCATCCTGCCCGACATCGTCCTGTAATAAAGAAGCTAAATATGACTTCCCTCAACATGAAACAGCAACTCCCCAAGGTTCAACACCAGTAAACCCTGATTCAAATCCTTGTGCACAAGTAGATAAATCGGAGAGAAATTTTGATTTTGCCATGAAGGTATTTTACCAAACATCAGGAAATATCCTTGAAAATTTTGTCATGTCCCCTGATAGCCTTTTGCAGACAGTGGCGCTGTTACTGTTACATGCGGGTACTAACAGTACAGATGTGCAATTGCGTCGAATTTATCGGCCTGGCTATGATTACCAGCCATCCGATACAGCAGCATCAGGCGCAACAGCCGGTGGACAGAACCAAAGCCCTTCTTCGATTATCTTGCTCGCAGCCAGTCAACCTGAAGCTTTGGAAGTGTATAGAGAGAGACTTAAACAAGTCAACAATACTCCTGGTAACGTCGACTGCACCATTCGCGGACAAACCCAAAGCCTTGGCCAACTGCTTAACAAACTATTTTGCCAATTAACCCATGGTATTATTCAAGATTTTTGCACCCCCGATGCTTACCCCTTTCACTTATCTTTATCCATAGAAGTCGCATGCTACTTATACTTCCTGGGGATGTGGAGAATGTCTTCTGGGACCGATAGTGCTTATTTATTTAACTTACCCGATGATCAAGCAGACGCTTTAAAAAGAATTATGGAAGGAAAAACTAATCCTTCTCGATACGCTCGTTACAATAATTGGAAAGCATTTAACTTTCCCTTCCGGGGAGACAATGAAATAATTTTGATTTTACCCCCGGCAGGGGTGCTTCTGTATGGGCTAAGAGGTAATATAATATCGGCATTGATATCCTCATTCGACTCCAAAGAATCCTTTTCATCCAGTTCAACGACAACTCCCGAATTTCCACCCTCTAAAGCTGATAAAAACACTGACTTGAGTGAAGCTCTCAGTCGATCGGGTTCAGGTTTACTTTCTGCTGCTGCCAGTGATCTGAGCTCAGGAGCTATGCCCGGTCTGCCAGTTCGTTCAAATATGTTTAGTGAACAAGGAACCCGGGACGCAGCCTTAACGCACGCTGGTTCTGACAGAACCCATGAGAGAGATACAATACGACCAATCCGGTTCGATCTACCCTTTATTTATATCTTGCGCAATAGAATAACAAAAAGAATCATCTACATTGGTCGGTTATTTTATCCCAGAGGCGCCTCGTGA
- a CDS encoding serpin family protein codes for MLVFLLSFLLLPSELLAVNCKKCGRQFNDNFLKKSDHCLPCRVKDLSDSSDSSPAPFKPARRKDSSDTSDSSSDSSDEGFHQRKKRRVKPQTVNCEKCDFNYDVDLSDCPICYLPSSFKAKSSRVRLCSNASDTSNASDTSNESDTSNASDTSNASDTSNASDTSNESDISSLDEDKPQLVTAPSQALAGINPDSNSGAQVDGSPGTLGLTINVFRQAAQATSENLVLSPDGLFQTLSLLLMGATDETRQLLQNCLGEEYSEPSGATASGATACGQDQYCIANCLLVSNRHTLQETYKQRLKQINADIRDNVNFSDRASIQSLAQELNDLFCHLTHGLVPKFCQDGDWQSDTSIALINSVYFKGLWERAFSTRSGGEIFTLPNNQRVVLESFMDGTINASQQAKYKKWRAVSIPYRGDHEMILVLPPRGIMPHEVSPKIIMALFSSLDSEELCLSDSTFSLGLPPFRVDSNVDLIKALAQTTLHSLFTNTLSLGSMLSNPAPVFINVFNQHSAIEVNEQGTEAAAVTHIGCSRGFSMNSPKPIEFTRPFIYILRNRITKKIIFIGQILDPRKSGAGTSGSGAR; via the coding sequence GTGTTGGTCTTTTTGCTCAGTTTTTTATTGCTACCCTCAGAACTTCTGGCTGTAAACTGTAAAAAATGCGGTCGTCAGTTCAATGATAATTTTCTTAAAAAATCCGATCACTGCCTTCCATGTCGAGTAAAAGATTTATCTGATTCCTCTGATTCTTCACCTGCACCCTTCAAGCCAGCTCGAAGAAAAGACTCTTCTGATACATCCGATTCTTCTTCAGATTCTTCTGATGAGGGTTTTCATCAGCGAAAAAAGAGACGCGTAAAGCCTCAGACTGTAAATTGTGAAAAATGCGACTTCAATTACGATGTCGACCTTTCAGACTGCCCGATTTGTTATTTACCATCATCATTCAAAGCGAAATCGTCGCGTGTTCGACTATGTAGCAATGCAAGTGATACATCGAATGCAAGTGATACATCGAATGAAAGTGATACATCGAATGCAAGTGATACATCGAATGCAAGTGATACATCGAATGCAAGTGATACATCGAATGAAAGTGATATATCGTCGCTTGATGAAGATAAGCCTCAACTTGTCACAGCACCCTCCCAGGCTTTAGCAGGAATAAACCCTGATTCAAATTCTGGTGCACAGGTGGATGGATCGCCTGGCACTCTCGGTCTTACCATAAATGTATTCAGGCAGGCAGCACAGGCAACTTCAGAAAACCTTGTTTTGTCCCCTGATGGCCTTTTTCAGACACTGTCACTGTTACTGATGGGGGCGACAGATGAAACCCGGCAATTGCTTCAAAACTGTCTGGGAGAGGAGTATTCTGAGCCATCCGGTGCCACAGCCTCGGGCGCGACTGCCTGTGGACAGGACCAATATTGTATTGCCAATTGTCTGCTTGTCTCCAATAGGCATACTCTTCAGGAAACTTATAAACAGAGGCTCAAACAAATAAACGCCGATATTCGTGATAATGTCAACTTCTCCGACCGTGCATCTATACAAAGCCTCGCCCAGGAACTTAACGACCTATTTTGCCACTTAACCCATGGATTGGTTCCAAAATTTTGCCAGGACGGAGATTGGCAGTCAGATACATCCATAGCACTCATAAATTCTGTTTACTTCAAAGGTCTCTGGGAAAGGGCTTTCAGTACTCGAAGTGGAGGAGAAATATTTACTTTACCCAATAATCAAAGAGTCGTTTTAGAGAGCTTTATGGATGGAACAATTAATGCTTCCCAACAGGCTAAATACAAAAAGTGGAGGGCAGTGAGCATTCCCTACCGGGGAGATCATGAAATGATTCTGGTTTTACCTCCACGAGGAATAATGCCCCACGAGGTATCACCAAAAATAATAATGGCATTATTTTCATCCTTAGACTCCGAAGAACTATGTTTATCAGACTCAACATTTTCTCTTGGACTTCCGCCCTTCAGGGTCGATTCGAACGTTGACTTGATAAAAGCATTAGCTCAAACAACTTTACATTCTCTTTTTACAAACACACTCAGCTTAGGATCTATGCTGTCCAATCCAGCACCTGTTTTTATTAACGTGTTCAATCAACACAGTGCCATAGAAGTTAATGAACAAGGAACCGAAGCCGCTGCTGTAACACACATCGGTTGTTCGAGAGGATTTAGTATGAATAGCCCGAAACCCATTGAATTTACACGACCATTTATTTATATATTGCGTAATAGAATAACAAAAAAAATCATCTTCATTGGGCAGATACTTGATCCCCGGAAATCAGGAGCAGGTACTTCAGGATCGGGTGCCCGGTAA
- a CDS encoding serpin family protein, with product MNCIKCGREYSDDLFKESEPCHLCRTKDGSDSADEGHDLNPGAQADESQGTLGLAIDVFRRAAQATPENLVLSPDGLFQTLSLILMGATDETQQLLQKCLGEDYSEPTGATASGATASGATACGQDQYCIANCLLVSNRHTLQETYKKKLEQINADIRDNVNFSDRASLQSLAQELNDLFCQLTHGLVREFCQDRDWHSSTSIALINSVYFKGFWETAFRKRIGGSVFTLPDNQKVVLDGFMDGEINAAQEAEYNDWRAATVPYQGDHEMILILPPEGIMPHEVSPEIIMALFSSLDSKELSFSSSTVPLGLPTFSVDSDTNLINALAQTTLHSLFTGALSLGSMLSNPVPVFINVFNQHSVIEVNEQGTEAAAVTHVGFFTSTGMSSPKPINFTRPFIYILRNKITKKIIFIGQILDPRNLKEDSSGSASNN from the coding sequence GTGAACTGCATAAAATGTGGCCGTGAATACAGTGATGACTTATTTAAAGAATCTGAACCCTGCCACTTATGTCGAACAAAAGACGGTTCTGATTCTGCTGATGAGGGTCATGATTTAAATCCCGGTGCCCAGGCAGATGAATCACAGGGGACTCTGGGTCTTGCCATAGATGTATTCAGGCGTGCAGCACAGGCAACTCCTGAAAATTTGGTCCTGTCCCCTGACGGCCTTTTTCAGACACTGTCACTGATACTGATGGGGGCTACCGATGAAACCCAGCAATTGCTTCAAAAGTGTCTGGGAGAGGATTATTCTGAGCCAACCGGTGCTACAGCATCAGGTGCTACAGCATCTGGCGCCACAGCCTGTGGACAGGACCAATACTGTATTGCGAATTGCCTGCTTGTCTCCAATAGGCATACTCTTCAGGAAACTTATAAAAAGAAGCTTGAACAAATAAACGCCGATATTCGAGATAACGTCAACTTCTCCGACCGTGCATCATTACAAAGCCTTGCTCAAGAACTCAACGACCTGTTTTGCCAATTAACCCATGGATTGGTTCGAGAATTTTGCCAGGACAGGGACTGGCATTCCAGTACTTCTATAGCACTCATAAATTCTGTTTACTTCAAAGGCTTCTGGGAAACGGCTTTCAGGAAACGAATTGGAGGATCAGTATTTACTTTACCCGATAATCAAAAAGTTGTTTTAGACGGGTTTATGGATGGAGAAATCAATGCTGCCCAAGAGGCTGAATACAATGATTGGAGGGCAGCTACCGTCCCCTACCAGGGAGATCATGAAATGATTTTGATTTTACCCCCGGAAGGGATAATGCCCCACGAGGTATCGCCAGAAATAATAATGGCACTATTCTCATCGTTAGACTCTAAAGAGCTATCTTTTTCAAGCTCAACTGTTCCTCTTGGACTCCCGACCTTTAGTGTTGACTCGGACACTAACTTGATCAATGCATTAGCTCAAACAACTTTACATTCTCTTTTTACAGGCGCACTCAGCTTAGGATCGATGCTATCCAATCCAGTGCCTGTTTTTATTAATGTGTTTAATCAACACAGCGTCATAGAAGTTAATGAACAAGGAACTGAAGCCGCAGCTGTAACACACGTCGGTTTTTTTACATCAACGGGCATGAGTAGTCCGAAGCCTATTAATTTTACACGACCATTTATTTATATATTGCGTAATAAAATAACAAAAAAAATCATCTTCATTGGACAGATACTAGATCCCCGGAACTTGAAAGAAGACTCTTCAGGTTCGGCTTCCAATAATTGA
- a CDS encoding YchJ family metal-binding protein — protein sequence MRLLNLANGREEAHHERSDFIREQGRWYFIYPDIPTSLPGRNEACLCGSGKKYKKCCD from the coding sequence ATCAGGTTACTGAACCTCGCCAACGGCAGAGAAGAAGCGCACCATGAGCGCTCAGACTTCATCAGGGAACAGGGTCGCTGGTATTTTATCTATCCGGATATTCCCACCAGTCTTCCCGGAAGAAACGAAGCTTGTCTCTGCGGTAGTGGCAAAAAATACAAAAAGTGCTGCGATTGA
- a CDS encoding YchJ family protein, with the protein MTENSPELENSPEQKHPYSDASINHCPCGSGQTYRACCGPYHSGQAAPTAEALMRSRFSAYYLKNTDYLLASTWQRQINGLDKAGIHRETDATRWTRLDVVSTEAGGSSDTRGKVEFKAWFLNPVTGREEAHHERSDFIREQDRWYFIYPDIPAKLPGRNDPCLCGSGKKYKKCCG; encoded by the coding sequence ATGACTGAAAACAGCCCTGAGCTTGAAAACAGCCCTGAGCAAAAACATCCTTATTCAGACGCCTCTATCAACCATTGCCCCTGTGGCTCAGGCCAAACCTACAGAGCATGCTGTGGCCCCTACCATTCAGGGCAAGCAGCGCCAACCGCGGAAGCCCTGATGCGTTCCCGCTTTTCAGCCTATTATCTTAAAAACACGGATTATCTGCTGGCCAGCACCTGGCAGCGCCAGATCAATGGCTTGGATAAAGCCGGCATTCACAGAGAGACAGACGCTACCCGGTGGACCCGACTGGACGTGGTCAGCACTGAAGCTGGCGGCAGTTCTGACACCCGTGGAAAAGTGGAATTCAAAGCCTGGTTTCTGAACCCCGTCACCGGCAGGGAAGAAGCGCACCATGAACGCTCAGACTTCATCAGGGAACAGGATCGCTGGTATTTTATCTATCCGGATATTCCCGCCAAACTGCCCGGAAGAAACGACCCTTGTCTCTGCGGTAGTGGCAAAAAATACAAAAAGTGCTGCGGCTGA